One window from the genome of Hydra vulgaris chromosome 02, alternate assembly HydraT2T_AEP encodes:
- the LOC136075897 gene encoding tigger transposable element-derived protein 6-like encodes MGSKRVKYGNWSNESLKLAVNAVLVDGCSKYSAAKQYKIPRQTIHDYIKRASVDNCVKKLSAGHPTTLSAFQEKELVEVLLTMSQRLFGLSPKDVKQMVFQFCEENGIIHKFNCGTKSAEKEWFRGFLKRHNKLSVRVAESTSLHRAIGFNRIKVNRFYDELEKIMFNANGMQIIPPSNLFNVDESGLSICHKPGKVVALKGKHSVGGLTSSERGKTITIVCCQSASRSFVPPMLIYPRIRVRPEFLDKTPVGSISSGSKNGWITTGLFEKWFDHFLLAVQPQSRNQPVLLILDGHSSHKKNLSVVIKARETNVIMLSLPSHCTHKLQPLDVSFFKSLKIFYDQEVGTWLRHHPGRPVTELEVSELFGIAYGKAATVQNCQSGFKKCGIYPFDRNVFTEEDFAAAKATDHSYIVSKISKPNITSEMHPTLDNGLDSAKDLDHVDFVTKCIIASQKESVSPNLSFTLHKSLELATSNETSQPYGITFGSLAGLEIKNTKRTGIKRRVNHAEKITGSPYKSQLEESLTLKYKNRQPRKKCIKKDISTHQKVRLNNLDAKGVINKQLCAKFQYSYGDPVDPYLKDNWDKCHKCSRWWHETCAAICGVYAKKVFTCDDCMKH; translated from the exons ATGGGTTCAAAACGTGTAAAATATGGTAATTGGTCAAATGAATCGTTAAAACTAGCAGTAAatgcagttttagttgatggtTGCTCGAAATATTCTGCtgctaaacaatataaaataccaaGGCAAACAATACATGACTATATAAAACGAGCGTCTGTTGATAATTGTGTTAAAAAGTTAAGTGCAGGACACCCAACAACACTCTCAGCTTTTCAAGAAAAAGAGCTTGTAGAAGTTCTTCTGACCATGTCACAGAGATTATTTGGCCTGTCTCCAAAAGATGTGAAGCAAATGGTATTCCAGTTTTGTGAAGAAAATGGTATTATTCACAAGTTTAATTGTGGAACTAAGTCAGCAGAAAAAGAATGGTTTAGGGGTTTTTTGAAACGTCATAATAAACTCTCTGTAAGAGTTGCTGAATCAACGTCATTGCATCGAGCCATTGGATTTAATAGAATAAAAGTTAATCGTTTTTATGATgaactagaaaaaataatgtttaatgcCAATGGAATGCAGATTATTCCACCATCAAACTTATTCAACGTAGACGAATCCGGATTGTCAATATGCCATAAACCAGGAAAAGTTGTTGCCCTGAAGGGAAAACATAGTGTTGGCGGCTTAACAAGCTCGGAAAGAGGAAAAACAATCACAATAGTTTGTTGCCAATCAGCAAGCAGATCTTTTGTCCCTCCAATGCTGATTTATCCACGTATTCGAGTGAGACctgaatttttagataaaacccCAGTTGGTTCTATTTCTAGTGGCAGCAAAAATGGGTGGATAACAACTggtttgtttgaaaaatggttTGATCATTTTTTACTAGCAGTCCAGCCACAGTCAAGAAACCAACCAGTTCTTCTAATTTTAGATGGACAttcaagtcataaaaaaaatcttagtgttGTTATAAAAGCTCGCGAGACAAATGTTATTATGTTATCACTTCCATCCCACTGCACACACAAACTGCAACCACttgatgtttcattttttaaaagcctcAAAATATTCTATGATCAAGAAGTTGGTACTTGGCTTCGTCATCATCCAGGTCGTCCTGTAACTGAATTAGAGGTTAGTGAATTATTTGGAATAGCTTATGGGAAAGCTGCAACTGTTCAAAATTGTCAGTCAGGGTTTAAAAAATGTGGAATATATCCATTTGATAGAAATGTGTTTACTGAAGAAGACTTTGCTGCAGCTAAGGCTACTGATCACTCATATAttgtatcaaaaatttcaaaaccaaaTATTACCTCTGAAATGCATCCTACTCTCGACAATGGGTTAGACTCTGCTAAAGATTTAGATCATGTTGATTTTGTCACAAAATGTATTATTGCTTCTCAAAAag aatctgTTTCACCAAACTTATCATTTACACTTCATAAGTCATTAGAATTAGCCACCTCTAATGAAACCTCACAACCTTATGGTATTACATTTGGATCACTAGCTGgacttgaaattaaaaatacaaaacgaaCAGGTATAAAAAGGAGGGTAAATCATGCTGAAAAAATTACTGGATCACCATATAAATCTCAGCTAGAGGAATCTTTAACTTTGAAATATAAGAACAGGCAGCCACGTAAAAAGTgcattaaaaaagatatatctaCACATCAAAAGGTACGTTTGAATAACCTTGATGCAAAAGGTGTgattaataaacaactttgtGCAAAATTTCAATACAGTTATGGTGATCCTGTCGATCCGTATTTAAAGGATAATTGGGATAAATGCCATAAATGCTCTAGATGGTGGCATGAAACATGTGCTGCTATATGTGGTGTTTatgctaaaaaagtatttacttgTGATGATTGTATGAAACActga